The Schizosaccharomyces pombe strain 972h- genome assembly, chromosome: I genome contains a region encoding:
- the hrq1 gene encoding RecQ type DNA helicase Hrq1 has product MSQTPIKKEESNDQDDKFEFKKYINEGKLPLKADNPKKKPQLGTIQANQPIPSIFDNLFNLFKVINTTYTFLYLRNSLTITFPLLNSSVKQSLKKELTIGDLSQLREICPQIIELNYKSLASLALEINKNVYTDLNPELYTGSTVSQSSEYVLVIELLETQERSSKRRRREGPTMKANIQRQKLDFNNLKKAIELRNQKFLQGIKEYIKKCQLTELDPTQQLLTQSRKNQPVPPDSPSIPNDSIENCNLNTKACSIEELLNEIASESSYEGQIVQEALHTYPAVEAQYGALSRPLSQELINALYTSRNIEKTYKHQADAINHLWNGFHVIVSTSTSSGKSLIYQIPILQSLLEDNQSTAFFVFPTKSLAQDQKKSLIDILSYMPTLKNIRVDTFDGDTPLESRESIIRSANIIFTNPDMLHQTILPNANRWYYFFKNLKLFVLDEAHVYNGIFGVHVAFVLRRMRRIAEYFGNSQYRFVSCSATIEDPLQHMKKIFGVDNIKLINYTSSPSGSKKFVMWNPPYVDPKHPDDGKKSAISEASKLLIKFAEKRVRTIVFCRVRKTCESLMRLVRQELKTKQKGDLLSKIQSYRAGYTVQERRKIESEMFNGKLYGIIATNALELGIDIGSLDAVITIGFPYSLSNLRQQFGRAGRRNKSSLAVYIVETFPVDQFYLKHPILIHTQPNAELTLDLTNEVLLASHLQCAAYELPINIRSDEKFFGNQIQDICEANLEMVEESYRPHPKYLPFPASQVRIRSVSEDMFTLVDVTNDKNVILELLEPFRVALTAYEGAVYVYQGKTFIIRLLNINKRIITAHQVDVEWSTLQRDFTDVDPVRSLMKKTMHGSTNIYFGAVKATLHVFGYFKVNKQKDILDVVDITDHPVEIDSRGFWIDVPWHIIEVLSLKKINGAASIHAAQHALLSLMPIFISNSGNDIRTECKAGEKEYKEAKSERRRPSRLIFYDNCGDSSGAGLCNKAYEHTDELITMAIERIESCDCKVREGCPGCITSSKFEGGVCSGEVLDKVGALILLKMLLCQHVNLDIYADGPEIDSYHALRTLIPSC; this is encoded by the coding sequence ATGTCTCAAACTCCTattaaaaaggaagaatCTAATGATCAGGAtgataaatttgaatttaaaaaatatattaatgaaGGGAAGCTCCCTCTGAAAGCAGATaatcccaaaaaaaaaccacaACTTGGAACTATTCAAGCTAATCAGCCTATTCCATCCATATTTGacaatctttttaatttattcaaGGTAATTAATACTACATAcacttttctttatttgagAAATTCTCTTACAATCACTTTTCCCCTTCTCAATTCGAGTGTTAAGCAAAGTTTGAAAAAGGAGTTGACAATCGGCGATTTATCTCAGCTAAGAGAAATATGTCCTCAAATaattgaattaaattataaatcaCTTGCTAGCCTTGCATTagaaatcaataaaaatgtttacacTGATCTAAACCCTGAGTTGTACACTGGTTCAACGGTCTCACAGAGTTCTGAATATGTTTTGGTTATTGAGCTTTTAGAAACGCAAGAGAGAAGTTCCAAACGAAGGAGACGTGAAGGCCCAACAATGAAGGCTAATATCCAGAGGCAAAAGCTggattttaataatttgaagaaaGCCATAGAGTTACGAAACCAAAAGTTCCTTCAAGGGATTAAagaatatataaaaaaatgtcaaTTGACAGAACTTGACCCAACGCAACAGCTATTAACTCAATCCCGGAAAAACCAGCCGGTTCCTCCTGATTCACCGAGTATTCCTAATGATTCAATAGAAAACTGCAATTTAAATACTAAAGCGTGCTCAATTGAAGaacttttaaatgaaatagcTTCTGAATCTTCTTACGAAGGGCAAATAGTCCAAGAAGCTTTACATACTTATCCTGCTGTTGAAGCACAATATGGAGCGTTGTCTCGACCTTTGTCTCAAGAGCTTATAAATGCTCTTTATACATCTAGAAACATCGAAAAGACATACAAACATCAGGCAGACGCTATCAACCACCTTTGGAACGGATTTCATGTTATAGTGTCAACTTCTACATCTAGTGGAAAGTCTTTGATTTACCAAATTCCAATTTTACAAAGTTTGTTAGAAGATAATCAATCTACGgcattttttgtattcCCTACTAAATCTTTAGCCCAAGATCAGAAGAAGTCGTTAATCGATATACTTAGCTATATGCCGACGCTTAAGAATATTCGAGTGGACACCTTCGATGGGGATACACCACTTGAGTCTAGAGAAAGTATTATTAGATCTGCAAATATAATCTTTACGAATCCGGATATGTTACATCAAACGATTCTTCCCAATGCTAATCGTTGgtattatttctttaaaaaccTGAAACTTTTCGTCCTGGATGAAGCTCATGTGTACAATGGAATATTTGGCGTTCACGTTGCTTTTGTTCTAAGAAGGATGCGCCGTATTGCTGAGTACTTTGGAAATAGTCAATATCGATTTGTATCATGCTCGGCTACTATTGAGGATCCTTTACAacatatgaaaaaaatttttggagtAGATAATATAAAACTAATTAACTATACTTCTTCTCCTTCtggttcaaaaaaatttgtaatgTGGAATCCACCTTATGTCGACCCCAAGCATCCTGATGATGGAAAGAAAAGCGCAATCTCTGAAGCCTCGAAACTGCTTATTAAATTTGCCGAAAAGCGGGTGCGTACAATTGTTTTCTGTCGTGTTCGAAAAACCTGTGAGTCGTTAATGAGACTAGTGAGGCAGGAATTAAaaaccaaacaaaaagGAGATCTTTTATCTAAGATTCAATCGTATAGGGCTGGGTATACGGTTCAGGAACGCAGGAAGATAGAGAGTGAAATGTTTAACGGGAAATTATATGGGATTATTGCGACGAATGCTTTAGAGCTAGGTATTGATATAGGATCACTGGATGCCGTTATAACCATAGGATTTCCATATTCTTTGTCTAACTTGCGCCAGCAATTTGGTCGTGCTGGTAGAAGGAATAAGTCTTCCTTAGCAGTATATATAGTTGAGACATTTCCCGTTGAtcagttttatttaaagcatCCTATTTTGATTCACACTCAACCAAATGCTGAACTCACTTTAGACTTGACAAATGAGGTATTACTAGCGAGTCATCTTCAGTGTGCTGCATATGAGCTTCCCATTAACATAAGGAGCGACGAAAagttttttggaaatcaaATTCAAGACATTTGCGAAGCAAATTTAGAAATGGTTGAAGAGAGTTATCGGCCTCATCCAAAATATCTTCCTTTTCCTGCCTCGCAGGTACGGATACGAAGCGTTAGTGAAGACATGTTTACTCTCGTCGATGTCACAAATGATAAGAATGTTATTCTAGAACTCCTCGAACCTTTTCGTGTTGCATTAACTGCTTACGAAGGTGCAGTTTATGTTTATCAAGGAAAAACGTTTATCATTAGGCTCCTAAATATTAACAAGAGAATTATTACTGCTCATCAAGTTGATGTTGAATGGTCAACATTGCAAAGAGATTTCACAGATGTTGATCCTGTTCGCAGCTTAATGAAGAAGACTATGCATGGAAGTacaaacatttattttgggGCTGTTAAAGCAACATTACATGTATTTGGGTATTTCAAAGTTAACAAGCAGAAAGATATTCTGGACGTGGTAGATATTACCGATCATCCTGTTGAAATTGATAGTCGAGGTTTCTGGATAGATGTACCTTGGCATATCATTGAGGTTTtgtcattaaaaaaaataaatggaGCCGCTAGTATACATGCTGCCCAACATGCTTTACTTTCGTTGATGCcaatttttattagtaACAGCGGTAACGATATTCGAACAGAATGTAAAGCGGGTGAAAAGGAGTATAAAGAGGCTAAAAGCGAGCGAAGACGTCCTTCCCGACTCATTTTCTATGATAATTGTGGTGA
- the pcf2 gene encoding CAF assembly factor complex subunit B Pcf2 has protein sequence MRAEVLQIRWHYDANDDHTPIYSVDFQKNSLNKFATCGGDSKIRIWQLITSESSTKVEYLSTLSRHTQAVNVVRFNPEGNILATAGDEGTIMLWVPTNTPITTLADDAEELALAKEYWKVKIVCRSMGSEIYDLCWSVDSNFLIAGAMDNSLRLYDAHTGQLLTQKFDHSHYVQGVCWDPLNQYIVSESSDRSICLYEIQEEKKNPKKFQLVLKSRICRIEYNVTKFELISVTKPLNNDESSGISEPIETSNNNESPVSKHEALSSTANIVKDGSLERTEPPNSLNSKISYSLYCNETLVSFFRRPAFSPDGLLLVTPAGRLRPHGQPNFEVPYTAYIYTRGSITKQPVACLNGFKKPVIAVRFSPIHYELNSFSNFSFTSVSFNLPYRMVFAVACQDAVYIYDTQTCKPFYRAVNLHYSNLTDIAWNDDGNVLLMTSIDGFCSVITFEPGELGVKSQHKISLPEKRSASPSSIDDSQDNTAGGPATTTLIPRKVESSKVSKKRIAPTPVYP, from the exons ATGAGAGCGGAGGTTTTGCAGATACGATGGCATTATGATGCTAATGATGATCACACACCTATTTATTCAgttgattttcaaaagaacaGTCTTAATAAATTTGCTACATGTGGAGGAGACAGTAAAATCAGG ATATGGCAATTGATCACTTCGGAATCATCCACAAAAGTCGAATATTTGTCTACGTTAAGTCGACACACGCAAGCAGTGAACGTCGTTCGTTTCAATCCAGAAG GAAATATTCTTGCTACCGCCGGAGATGAAGGAACTATTATGTTATGGGTTCCAACTAACACTCCTATAACAACTTTGGCTGATGATGCGGAAGAGTTGGCTCTAGCTAAAGAATATTGGAAGGTCAAAATAGTTTGTAGGTCGATGGGTTCAGAAATATATGATTTATGCTGGTCGGTTGACAGTAATTTTCTTATTGCCGGCGCCATGGATAATAGTCTTCGGTTGTACGATGCTCACACAG GGCAACTGCTTACTCAAAAATTCGACCATTCACATTACGTTCAAGGGGTATGTTGGGATCCTTTGAATCAATACATCGTTTCGGAAAGTAGTGATCGTTCTATATGTTTATACGAAATTcaagaggaaaaaaagaatccGAAAAAATTCCAACTCGTTTTAAAATCGCGCATCTGTCGTATTGAGTATAATGTAACTAAATTCGAATTAATATCTGTTACGAAGCCCTTAAATAATGATGAATCATCGGGGATATCAGAACCTATCGAAACTTCTAATAATAATGAGTCTCCCGTATCTAAGCACGAAGCTCTCTCATCAACTGCAAACATAGTCAAAGATGGAAGCTTAGAGCGAACAGAGCCTCCAAATTCTCtcaattcaaaaatcaGTTACTCTTTGTACTGCAATGAAACtcttgtttctttttttcgtcGTCCAGCATTCTCCCCTGACGGATTACTACTAGTTACGCCTGCTGGTCGGCTTCGACCGCACGGTCAACCAAACTTTGAAGTTCCCTATACTGCTTATATTTATACAAGAGGGAGTATAACCAAACAGCCAGTAGCTTGTCTTAATGGATTCAAAAAACCAGTTATTGCGGTTCGTTTTTCTCCAATTCATTATGAATTGAACTCATTCTCTAACTTCTCTTTTACTTCTGTCTCTTTTAATCTTCCTTATCGAATGGTATTTGCTGTGGCATGTCAAGATGctgtttatatttatgataCGCAAACTTGCAAACCATTTTATCGTGCAGTAAATTTACATTACTCTAACCTTACAGACATAGCTTGGAATGATGATGGAAATGTTTTGTTAATGACTTCTATAGATGGTTTTTGTTCTGTAATTACCTTTGAACCTGGAGAATTGGGTGTCAAAAGTCAAcacaaaatttctttgcCGGAGAAACGATCAGCTTCACCCTCTAGTATTGATGATTCACAAGACAATACGGCTGGGGGACCAGCTACTACAACACTAATTCCCAGAAAAGTTGAATCTTCAAAAGTATCAAAGAAGCGTATTGCACCTACCCCCGTTTATCCATAA
- the gid5 gene encoding protein Gid5, translating into MVAINDSTDSSFFKENPKIFKDEHELLRYIVPFKNWVIGRPDRKEYAIRNGAPKLLLNLFSLENLSMNEKYQVFVVLNSLMSEDQDPFVQFLRHEDLLSVMQMISKRDSTPYGMLNITLKVFNTMLSFDKAAEYVTQLHSDSIINQMFDLYTLPLKEQPSLDVLRISNLSSKILHRLILYNSKVGDSPRFCSALFQITNRATQLRLYSRRRFWNDCSILITNSLGTLNAYLKQHVKSYKQREKTRLESNGHVSPRDMDLDEIENVFEGNKDKVALFKSEIFGPNGDEYITQLFCLVRQFDPCIRLLSISCLVTLYKAGILSKNQTKEIQMIVTPILIRLFFESREAKQIAPRILAIIINENEIMQKTAVNAGFIDAAKYLLEYATKEEENEINFLSDELQSSVCFNLPATKKEQKNLILESVLLAVAALTTSKDEYRKLIVDAKYLPVIINALKINSNSVKKAACECLLSLSRSVYILRTGLADADVSEPLIKLLSDPDTRVKSTATSAICNLVLKFSPLREKFLTTNFIDTLISNISTKDSSLRKKTVWVLRHVVFGDDETIQLEPLKKIGASKLVELCNDEDLGVQEQMLQVLRNFTCQKEESVDFLLKMVPMELLAKILLEKLESKNPILIEPSIYILVHIAASDGELRDSILRQTKLLLLVKEIMLQEAQRLKPEQMSTNVSSPESDSEMDLQEDDFDREMRPPFDIYEEDTYEPNSEILLAGIWLCINILWPKQCTSPSQEDKERASILQNLGFGECLQMLQNHSSPDVRERVKDALMYINVTD; encoded by the coding sequence ATGGTCGCCATTAACGACTCTACGGATTCttcgttttttaaagaaaatcctaaaatatttaaggATGAGCATGAGTTGTTGAGGTATATCGTtcctttcaaaaattggGTAATTGGAAGACCCGACAGAAAAGAATATGCAATTCGCAATGGAGCTCCAAAGCTGTTgcttaatttattttccttagaaaatttatccatgaatgaaaaatatcaagtttttgttgttttaaaCTCCTTGATGAGTGAGGACCAGGACCCTTTCGTTCAATTTTTACGACACGAGGATCTTCTTTCCGTTATGCAAATGATTTCGAAAAGGGATAGTACACCATATGGAATGCTGAATATCACCcttaaagtttttaacaCAATGCTGAGTTTTGACAAAGCAGCAGAATATGTCACTCAGTTACATTCGGACTCTATAATTAATCAAATGTTTGACTTGTATACTTTACCCTTGAAAGAACAACCTTCTCTTGATGTGTTGCGTATCTCAAATTTATCTTCTAAGATTTTGCATCGTCTTATCCTTTATAACTCTAAAGTTGGAGACTCTCCACGATTCTGTTCTGCTTTATTTCAAATCACTAACAGAGCTACCCAATTGCGCTTGTATTCCAGAAGAAGATTTTGGAATGATTGCTCTATCTTAATTACTAACTCCCTGGGTACTTTGAATGCTTATTTAAAACAGCATGTGAAGTCTTATAAACAAAGAGAGAAAACCCGGCTAGAATCAAATGGTCACGTTTCGCCTCGCGATATGGATTtagatgaaattgaaaatgtttttgagGGAAACAAGGATAAGGTCGCCTTATTTAAATCAGAGATATTTGGGCCTAATGGTGATGAATATATTACTCAGTTATTCTGTCTCGTTAGACAGTTTGATCCTTGTATTCGCTTGCTCTCAATTTCTTGTTTAGTGACCCTATACAAGGCAGGCATCCTTTCTAAAAATCAAACTAAGGAGATTCAAATGATAGTAACTCCCATTCTCATccgtttattttttgaatctcGAGAAGCAAAACAAATCGCTCCTCGTATTCTCGCCATCATAATCAATGAAAACGAAATTATGCAAAAGACGGCTGTAAATGCAGGTTTTATTGATGCTGCCAAATATCTTCTAGAATACGCAactaaagaagaagagaatgaaattaattttttatccGATGAATTGCAATCCAGCGTTTGTTTTAATCTTCCTGCTACCAAAAAGGAGCAAAAAAACCTAATCTTAGAATCAGTTTTGCTAGCCGTTGCTGCATTAACAACTTCTAAAGATGAATACAGAAAACTAATAGTTGATGCTAAATATTTGCCTGTTATCATTAATGCtttgaaaatcaattcTAACAGCGTGAAAAAGGCTGCTTGTGAATGCTTATTAAGTCTCTCGAGAAGCGTTTACATTTTACGTACGGGCCTTGCCGATGCAGACGTGAGCGAACCATTAATAAAGTTGCTTTCTGACCCGGATACTAGAGTCAAATCGACTGCTACGTCTGCCATTTGTAACTTGGTACTTAAGTTTTCTCCTTTGAGAGAGAAATTCCTTACTACAAATTTCATTGATACTTTGATATCAAATATTAGTACGAAAGATAGCAGTCTAAGAAAGAAGACCGTGTGGGTTCTGCGGCATGTTGTATTTGGTGATGATGAGACGATCCAGCTTgaacctttaaaaaagatcgGTGCTTCAAAGCTTGTGGAACTTTGCAATGACGAAGATCTGGGGGTCCAAGAGCAAATGTTGCAAGTGCTGCGAAATTTTACATGtcagaaagaagaaagcgtggattttcttttgaaaatggtTCCTATGGAGTTGttagcaaaaattttgcttgaaaaattagaaagtaaaaatccTATCCTAATTGAACCCAGTATTTACATTTTGGTGCACATCGCTGCCAGCGATGGTGAGCTTAGGGATTCTATCCTAAGGCAAACCAAACTACTACTATTGGTGAAGGAAATTATGCTACAAGAAGCACAACGTCTCAAGCCCGAGCAAATGTCCACAAATGTGTCATCTCCGGAAAGTGACAGTGAAATGGATTTGCAAGAAGATGATTTTGATAGGGAAATGCGTCCTCCTTTCGATATTTATGAAGAGGACACTTATGAACCAAACTCCGAAATTCTGTTGGCCGGAATTTGGCTCTGTATTAACATTCTATGGCCCAAACAATGTACATCTCCAAGCCAGGAAGATAAGGAAAGAGCAAGTATCTTACAAAATCTCGGATTTGGAGAATGTTTGCAGATGCTACAAAATCACTCATCTCCTGATGTAAGGGAACGTGTCAAAGATGCCTTGATGTACATCAATGTAACCGATTAA
- the mgs1 gene encoding DNA replication ATPase, giving the protein MSGPDHVQCPVCAKTVTMNDINPHLDSHYSDSSGPSKPVSPFFKKERYKHHLETNVSSHQSATKFIEPEPSPTKKTKLTRRDTRPLAERARPKSLDEYVGQEELVGERGIIRNLIEQDRCNSMILWGSAGTGKTTLARLIAVTTKSRFIEISATSTTVADCRKIFEDSQNYLTLTGRKTIIFLDEVHRFNRAQQDIFLPMVEKGLVTLIGATTENPSFRLNSALISRCPVFVLKKLTRDNVKKILNHACLLESERLGSSMPNVETSIIDYISAITDGDARMALNALEMSIGMLRQGPLSLEDIKDKLVRSSALYDRVGDVHYDTISAFHKSVRGSDVDATLYYLGRMLESGEDPLYVARRMVRIASEDIGIADNSMLPLASSTFTAVQQVGMPEADVILAHCAVALALAPKSVDVYRSYNAVKSFLSSHPDAGRAEIPMHIRNAPTNLMKQLGYHKGYKYNPDYKDGLVMQEYLPDSIKGTKFYKLPIELKEDEEIKNLKTDTK; this is encoded by the exons ATGTCAGGACCAGATCATGTTCAATGTCCTGTTTGCGCGAAAACAGTTACGATGAATGACATTAATCCACACCTTGATTCACATTATTCGGACTCATCAGGCCCTTCGAAACCTGTTTCacccttttttaaaaaggaacGCTATAAACATCATTTAGAAACAAATGTCTCATCTCACCAGAGCGCTACAAAATTTATAGAGCCTGAACCCAGCCCTACAAAGAAAACTAAACTTACAAGACGGGATACACGACCACTGGCGGAACGAGCAAGACCCAAATCACTAGATGAATATGTTGGTCAGGAAGAGCTGGTTGGTGAGCGAGGCATCATTCGTAATCTGATTGAACAAGATAGGTGCAATTCCATGATTTTATGGGGTAGTGCTGGAACTGGAAAGACTACGCTTGCTAGACTAATTGCCGTTACAACAAAATCAAGGTTCATAGAAATTTCTGCGACTTCGACGACTGTTGCTGATTGTCGTAAAATCTTTGAAGACTCACAAAATTATCTCACCTTGACAGGAAGAAAGactattattttcttgGACGAAGTACATCGTTTCAACCGTGCGCAACAGGATATATTTT TGCCAATGGTTGAAAAGGGTCTAGTTACTCT GATCGGCGCAACAACTGA AAATCCTTCTTTCCGACTAAATTCTGCTCTCATTAGCAGATGCCCCGTTTTTGTGCTTAAGAAACTAACGCGTGATAATgttaagaaaatattaaaccATGCTTGCTTACTGGAAAGTGAGCGACTAGGATCTTCTATGCCCAACGTTGAAACATCTATTATTGATTACATATCTGCTATTACAGACGGAGATGCTAGAATGGCCTTAAATGCTTTAGAAATGTCTATTGGAATGCTAAGACAAGGACCCCTGTCACTCGAAGATATTAAGGACAAGCTAGTCAGATCTTCTGCACTTTACGACAGAGTAGGTGATGTTCATTATGATACAATTTCTGCCTTCCATAAATCAGTAAGGGGTTCTGATGTCGATGCAACTTTATACTATCTGGGTAGAATGCTCGAGTCTGGAGAAGATCCACTGTATGTGGCACGAAGAATGGTTAGAATAGCAAGCGAAGACATTGGAATAGCAGATAATTCTATGCTACCTCTAGCATCCAGTACATTTACTGCTGTTCAACAAGTTGGCATGCCTGAAGCCGATGTAATTCTAGCTCATTGCGCCGTCGCCTTAGCATTAGCTCCAAAATCAGTTGACGTTTACAGATCATATAATGctgtaaaaagttttttgtcTTCTCATCCCGATGCTGGCAGGGCTGAAATTCCCATGCATATTCGAAATGCTCCTACAAATTTGATGAAGCAATTAGGATACCATAAAGGATATAAATACAATCCGGATTATAAAGACGGATTAGTAATGCAAGag TATTTACCCGATTCTATCAAGGGAACAAAGTTTTATAAGCTACCTATAGAGTTAAAAgaggatgaagaaattaaaaatttaaaaactgatactaaataa